A single genomic interval of Lysobacter avium harbors:
- a CDS encoding M48 family metallopeptidase has protein sequence MNTDRMGNRPGPGRRRGVGVRWWILVAFAAFAAWQWFGSAETDPYTGETAHYGVSTSEEVDLGAQAYRQVQADAQGQGALLPPDAPASRQIREIANRLIEKVPQVTADLAAQNQQQAPTTYKDFKWDVSVIQSDEANAFCLPGGKMAVYTGLMPITQTEDAMAVVMGHEIAHALLRHGSQRMAQQNLVQMGQIAASMAVDGMDPQQQQAVMAALGAGAQYGLILPYGRNHETQADEVGLMLAAAACYDPRAAVPLWERMSKLGGGSRPPEFASTHPDPDNRIQTLQGLMPQAVGFYEKYCGGALQ, from the coding sequence ATGAACACCGATCGCATGGGAAATCGGCCCGGACCTGGGCGCCGCCGCGGTGTGGGCGTCCGCTGGTGGATCCTGGTGGCGTTTGCTGCCTTCGCCGCATGGCAGTGGTTTGGCTCGGCCGAGACCGATCCGTACACCGGCGAGACCGCGCATTACGGCGTCAGCACCAGTGAAGAGGTCGACCTGGGTGCACAGGCGTACCGCCAGGTGCAGGCGGACGCGCAGGGCCAGGGGGCACTATTGCCGCCCGATGCGCCGGCCAGCCGCCAGATCCGGGAGATCGCCAACCGCCTGATCGAAAAGGTGCCGCAGGTGACCGCGGATCTCGCCGCGCAGAACCAGCAGCAGGCGCCTACCACCTACAAGGACTTCAAGTGGGATGTGAGCGTGATCCAGTCCGACGAGGCGAACGCTTTCTGCCTACCGGGCGGGAAGATGGCCGTCTACACCGGCCTGATGCCGATTACCCAGACCGAGGACGCGATGGCGGTCGTGATGGGGCACGAGATCGCCCACGCGCTGCTGCGGCACGGCTCGCAGCGCATGGCACAGCAGAACCTGGTGCAGATGGGCCAGATCGCGGCGAGCATGGCCGTGGACGGCATGGATCCGCAGCAGCAACAGGCGGTGATGGCTGCACTGGGCGCCGGCGCGCAATACGGGCTGATCCTGCCGTACGGTCGCAACCACGAAACCCAGGCAGATGAAGTCGGTCTGATGCTCGCTGCGGCGGCCTGCTACGACCCCCGTGCGGCGGTGCCGTTGTGGGAGCGGATGTCGAAGCTGGGGGGTGGTTCGCGCCCACCGGAATTCGCCTCCACCCATCCGGATCCGGACAACCGCATCCAGACTTTGCAGGGGCTCATGCCGCAGGCGGTGGGGTTCTACGAGAAGTACTGCGGCGGCGCGCTGCAGTAG